The genomic DNA CGGTTTTTTTAAAACCCTAACCTATGTCCACCGCAACACACCGACCTAACCGACTCGAACTTCACTACAGGAATCTCTCTCATGAAACTCGTTCTCGCCGCTCTCATCTCCTCCGCTCTCGCCTTCGGCACCAACGCCATGGCCGCCGAAAAGCCGCCGATCGTGCTGGTCCACGGCGCATTCGAAAATGCCTCGGTCTGGGGCCATGTGACCGCCAAGCTTCAAGCCGACGGTTATAAGGTCGTAGAGGTCAATCTGCCGGGCCGCCCGGGGAATCCCGCCGCACCGGACAAAGTCAGCCTGAGCCTGTATGGCGACACTGTCGTCGGTGCGCTGACGAAGCTCAACCGTCCCGCGGTGGTCGTGGGCCACAGCTTTGGCGGTATCGTGATCGCCGACGCGGCTGAAAAGGCGCCGGCGAAGGTCAAGACGCTCGTGTTCACGGCTGCCTACTTGCCGCACGATGGCGACTCGCTGGTGTCGATGGCGAATAAAGACGCCGATGCCAAGATTGGTCCCCACC from Dyella sp. GSA-30 includes the following:
- a CDS encoding alpha/beta fold hydrolase: MKLVLAALISSALAFGTNAMAAEKPPIVLVHGAFENASVWGHVTAKLQADGYKVVEVNLPGRPGNPAAPDKVSLSLYGDTVVGALTKLNRPAVVVGHSFGGIVIADAAEKAPAKVKTLVFTAAYLPHDGDSLVSMANKDADAKIGPHLQIKKEQGIASIEYSARADLFANGAPEGLRKAIPDLILDEPLAPLATPVHVTAGKFGKVDKVYIHTANDQVISPSFQAQMVASTPVRREFTVQTGHTPFLTAPDELAADIEAAATR